One part of the [Pantoea] beijingensis genome encodes these proteins:
- the ribD gene encoding bifunctional diaminohydroxyphosphoribosylaminopyrimidine deaminase/5-amino-6-(5-phosphoribosylamino)uracil reductase RibD gives MQDENYMARALELARRGQFTTTPNPSVGCVIVKDGIIVGEGYHQKAGGPHAEVHALRMAGERAKGATAYVTLEPCSHFGRTPPCCDALIDAGVARVVAAMQDPNPEVAGRGLYRIQQAGIEVSHGLMMQEAEAINRGFLKRMRTGFPWVQLKLGASLDGRTAMASGESQWITSPEARRDVQRMRAQSSAILSSSETVLVDDPSLTVRWEEFDSLTQASYAEDKLRQPVRVIVDSHNRVTPQHRLIGEPGNSWLARLTPDAESWPEGVEQLTVPALDQQLDLVSLLMLLGQRQINTVWVEAGATLSGALLRAGVVDEVLIYLAPKLLGDAARGLCHLPGLTHLADVPTFSFSDVRQVGPDLRLTLTPVSR, from the coding sequence ATGCAGGATGAAAATTATATGGCGCGGGCGCTGGAACTGGCACGTCGCGGGCAGTTCACCACGACACCAAATCCTAGCGTCGGTTGCGTTATTGTGAAAGATGGCATCATTGTTGGTGAAGGTTATCATCAGAAGGCGGGCGGACCACATGCTGAAGTACATGCGTTACGGATGGCGGGCGAACGGGCGAAGGGCGCAACGGCGTATGTCACTCTGGAGCCCTGTAGCCATTTTGGCCGAACACCACCCTGCTGCGATGCCCTGATTGACGCTGGCGTGGCACGTGTCGTGGCGGCTATGCAGGATCCAAACCCTGAGGTCGCCGGAAGGGGACTGTATCGTATACAGCAGGCTGGGATTGAAGTGAGCCATGGCCTGATGATGCAGGAGGCTGAGGCGATCAATCGCGGCTTCCTGAAACGTATGCGTACGGGATTTCCTTGGGTACAGCTAAAACTCGGTGCTTCGCTTGATGGACGTACGGCGATGGCTTCGGGTGAAAGTCAGTGGATTACGTCACCAGAAGCGCGGCGTGACGTTCAGCGTATGCGTGCGCAAAGTTCCGCGATCCTCAGCAGTAGTGAGACGGTGCTGGTTGATGATCCGTCGCTGACGGTGCGCTGGGAAGAGTTTGATAGCCTGACGCAGGCGAGTTATGCAGAGGATAAACTGCGTCAGCCGGTGAGGGTGATAGTTGACAGCCATAACCGCGTAACGCCTCAGCATCGGCTGATCGGCGAACCGGGAAATAGCTGGCTGGCGCGTCTCACGCCGGATGCAGAAAGTTGGCCGGAAGGGGTTGAGCAACTGACCGTGCCGGCGTTAGATCAACAGTTGGATTTGGTGTCATTGCTGATGCTATTGGGCCAGCGGCAGATCAACACCGTATGGGTTGAGGCAGGGGCAACACTTTCAGGAGCGCTGCTGAGAGCGGGTGTGGTTGATGAAGTGCTGATCTACCTTGCACCGAAACTGCTGGGCGATGCGGCGCGCGGACTGTGCCATCTGCCTGGACTGACACATCTTGCCGATGTGCCTACATTTAGCTTTAGCGATGTGCGGCAGGTTGGACCGGATTTACGCCTGACATTAACGCCGGTTTCCCGCTAG
- the nrdR gene encoding transcriptional regulator NrdR — MHCPFCSAVDTKVIDSRLVGEGTSVRRRRQCLVCHERFTTFEVAELVMPRVVKSNDVREPFNEDKLCSGMMKALEKRPVNSDDVENAISHIKTQLRATGEREVPSKMIGNLVMDELKKLDKVAYIRFASVYRSFEDIREFGEEIARLQD, encoded by the coding sequence ATGCATTGCCCATTCTGTTCTGCTGTGGATACCAAAGTGATTGATTCGCGACTGGTTGGAGAGGGGACATCCGTTCGCCGTCGCCGTCAGTGCCTGGTGTGCCATGAGCGTTTCACTACGTTTGAAGTGGCTGAACTGGTAATGCCACGCGTGGTAAAAAGCAATGATGTTCGTGAGCCCTTTAACGAAGATAAATTATGCAGCGGCATGATGAAGGCATTGGAAAAACGCCCGGTTAATTCTGATGATGTCGAAAATGCCATAAGCCACATTAAAACCCAGTTGCGTGCTACTGGAGAACGAGAGGTTCCCAGCAAGATGATTGGCAATCTGGTGATGGATGAGTTGAAAAAGCTGGATAAAGTTGCCTACATTCGCTTTGCCTCTGTTTACCGTAGTTTTGAGGATATCCGCGAGTTTGGTGAAGAGATAGCCCGATTACAGGACTGA
- the lysM gene encoding peptidoglycan-binding protein LysM → MGLFDFVKDAGEKLWDKVTGGDDQSQKLQEHINTLGLPGSEKVEVKVVDGKAIISGDAVSQELKEKILIAAGNVAGITQVEDKVSVAQSEPEARFYQVKSGDNLSKIAKEMYGDANQYNKIFEANKPMLSHPDKIYPGQTLRIPQ, encoded by the coding sequence ATGGGACTGTTTGACTTCGTAAAAGATGCAGGTGAAAAACTGTGGGATAAGGTAACAGGCGGCGACGACCAGAGCCAAAAGTTGCAGGAACACATCAACACGTTGGGTCTACCCGGCAGCGAGAAAGTGGAAGTAAAAGTCGTTGATGGAAAAGCCATCATCAGCGGTGATGCCGTCTCGCAGGAACTTAAAGAGAAGATCCTGATCGCTGCTGGTAACGTGGCAGGAATTACCCAAGTGGAAGACAAGGTATCTGTAGCACAAAGCGAACCCGAGGCACGCTTTTATCAGGTCAAGTCAGGCGATAACCTGAGTAAAATTGCTAAAGAGATGTACGGTGATGCTAACCAGTACAATAAAATTTTTGAAGCAAATAAACCAATGCTCAGTCATCCGGATAAGATCTATCCAGGACAAACGTTGCGTATCCCGCAGTAA
- a CDS encoding DUF3251 domain-containing protein, with the protein MVKYRLPLSMLAAIILLAGCASPPQQTKVNELHNEVSKLNQQMRKLVTQASALEQQGQLNANSARGAWLLPRANTGVVLQSDIGDLRLSLNYVEAEANGTRAILHIRANGERMLPAFTAKVEWGELDPTTGKPLTVDSQSQTIEVPSSLLAKTEATVPLRLSGIAPDQLGFVRVHDLMAVAKPSAQ; encoded by the coding sequence ATGGTTAAATACAGGTTACCCTTAAGTATGCTGGCCGCAATCATTTTGCTGGCAGGCTGTGCATCACCGCCACAGCAAACCAAAGTAAATGAGCTGCACAATGAAGTCAGCAAACTCAATCAACAAATGCGTAAGCTGGTGACGCAGGCCTCCGCGCTGGAACAACAGGGCCAGTTGAATGCAAATTCAGCACGCGGAGCATGGCTTCTCCCAAGGGCGAATACCGGCGTCGTTTTGCAAAGCGATATCGGTGATCTGCGCTTATCGCTAAATTATGTGGAAGCCGAAGCGAACGGCACGCGGGCCATATTACATATCCGTGCCAACGGCGAACGCATGCTACCCGCCTTTACGGCAAAAGTTGAATGGGGTGAGCTGGATCCAACCACCGGTAAGCCGCTGACCGTTGATAGTCAATCGCAAACCATTGAAGTTCCCTCTTCTCTTCTTGCTAAAACGGAAGCGACTGTCCCATTACGTCTGAGTGGTATTGCACCCGACCAACTGGGTTTTGTACGCGTGCATGACCTGATGGCCGTCGCGAAGCCGTCAGCTCAATAA
- a CDS encoding GFA family protein has protein sequence MAYEGSCHCGAVAFQVSGETPTEAIGCNCSHCRRKGFLLSFVPAERFSLTEGEDSLTEYYFNKHNIAHHFCSICGCQPFGRGKGPGGEEIVAINLRCVPSIDIDSLIVQQLDGASS, from the coding sequence ATGGCATATGAAGGAAGCTGTCACTGCGGAGCCGTCGCTTTCCAGGTGAGTGGGGAAACGCCCACGGAGGCGATCGGCTGCAACTGTTCCCACTGTCGGCGAAAGGGCTTTCTGCTGTCCTTTGTGCCTGCTGAGCGTTTTTCCCTTACGGAAGGTGAGGACTCGCTGACTGAGTATTACTTCAATAAACACAATATTGCGCACCATTTTTGCTCAATATGTGGATGCCAACCGTTTGGGCGTGGCAAGGGACCGGGAGGCGAGGAAATTGTCGCCATTAATTTAAGGTGCGTACCGTCGATCGATATTGATAGCCTGATTGTTCAACAACTGGATGGTGCAAGTTCTTGA
- the secF gene encoding protein translocase subunit SecF has translation MAQEYSVEQLNYGRKVHDFMRWDKVAFTLSGLLLIASVIVMGVRGFNWGLDFTGGTVIEITLEKPAELDTLRSSLEKAGFVEPQVQNFGSSRDVMVRMSPSEGNAGQELGNKVVSVINQATEQTATVKRIEFVGPSVGSDLAQAGGMALLVALIAILIYVAFRFEWRLALGAVLALAHDVVITMGILSLFQIEIDLTIIASLMSVIGYSLNDSIVVSDRIRENFRKIRRGTPYDIVNVSLTQTLSRTIMTSATTLVVVLMLFIFGGALLEGFSLTMLIGVSIGTISSIYVASALALKLGMKREHMIQQKVEKEGADQPSILP, from the coding sequence GTGGCACAGGAATATAGCGTTGAACAACTAAACTACGGGCGTAAAGTTCATGACTTTATGCGCTGGGATAAAGTGGCCTTTACCCTGTCTGGCCTGTTACTGATCGCTTCGGTGATTGTGATGGGCGTACGCGGGTTTAACTGGGGTCTCGATTTCACCGGCGGTACGGTAATTGAAATTACTCTGGAGAAACCCGCCGAGCTCGATACGTTACGTAGCTCGCTGGAAAAAGCCGGTTTTGTCGAGCCGCAGGTGCAGAACTTTGGCAGCAGCCGCGACGTGATGGTACGTATGTCACCGAGCGAAGGGAATGCGGGTCAGGAACTGGGCAATAAAGTGGTTTCGGTCATTAATCAGGCGACCGAACAAACGGCAACGGTGAAGCGTATTGAGTTTGTTGGGCCTAGCGTGGGTAGCGATTTAGCCCAGGCGGGCGGTATGGCGTTGTTAGTCGCGCTAATTGCCATCCTGATTTATGTCGCGTTTCGCTTTGAGTGGCGTCTGGCGCTGGGGGCCGTGCTGGCACTGGCGCATGATGTCGTAATCACCATGGGGATCCTCTCGCTGTTTCAAATTGAGATTGATCTCACCATTATCGCATCATTGATGTCCGTGATTGGCTATTCGTTGAATGACAGCATCGTGGTATCGGACCGTATTCGTGAGAACTTCCGCAAGATCCGTCGCGGTACGCCTTACGATATCGTCAACGTCTCACTGACGCAGACGCTGAGCCGTACTATCATGACATCGGCGACGACGCTGGTGGTGGTATTGATGCTGTTCATTTTCGGCGGTGCGCTGCTGGAGGGCTTCTCACTAACGATGCTGATCGGTGTCTCTATCGGTACTATTTCTTCTATCTACGTCGCCTCTGCGCTGGCGTTGAAACTGGGCATGAAGCGTGAGCATATGATCCAGCAGAAAGTAGAAAAAGAGGGCGCGGATCAGCCGTCGATCCTTCCATAA
- the secD gene encoding protein translocase subunit SecD: MLNRYPLWKYIMLIVVILVGLLYALPNLYGEDPAVQITGARGGAASEQTLVQIQSALKEKNIQSKSVALENGAILARFSNTDVQLRAREAIMKVLGENYVVALNLAPATPMWLNMLAAEPMKLGLDLRGGVHFLMEVDMDTALGKLQEQNTDGLRSDLREKNIPYTNVRKLDNYGVEIRFRDAQTRDDAVSYLTSRHRDLVIANGSGNALRAVMSDDRLREAREYAVQQNINILRNRVNQLGVAEPLVQRQGSDRIVVELPGIQDTARAKEILGATATLEFRLVNTSADATAAANGRVPGDSEVKQMREGQPVVLYKRVILTGDHITDSTSSTDEYNQPQVNISLDGAGGNMMSNFTRDNIGKPMATLFVEYKDSGKKDATGRAILEKQEEVINVANIQSRLGNSFRITGINNPNEARQLSLLLRAGALIAPIQIVEERTIGPTMGQQNITQGLEACLWGLIASIVFMVVYYRKFGVIATSALIANLVLIVGIMSLLPGATLTMPGIAGIVLTLAVAVDANVLINERIKEELKNGRSIQQAIHEGYKGAFSSIVDANITTLITAIILYAVGTGSIKGFAITTAIGVVTSMFTAIVGTRAIVNLLYGGKRINKLSI; encoded by the coding sequence GTGTTAAACCGTTATCCTTTGTGGAAGTACATCATGTTGATCGTCGTGATTCTCGTCGGTCTGTTGTACGCACTTCCCAACCTGTATGGAGAGGATCCGGCTGTTCAAATCACTGGTGCGCGCGGTGGCGCCGCCAGTGAGCAAACGCTGGTTCAGATCCAATCTGCATTAAAAGAAAAAAATATTCAGAGCAAGTCAGTTGCGCTGGAGAACGGTGCTATTTTGGCGCGTTTCTCTAATACGGACGTGCAGTTGCGCGCCCGTGAAGCGATTATGAAGGTACTTGGCGAGAATTACGTCGTTGCGCTTAATCTGGCACCTGCGACACCGATGTGGTTGAACATGCTGGCAGCTGAGCCGATGAAACTCGGTCTTGACCTGCGCGGCGGCGTTCACTTCCTGATGGAAGTGGATATGGATACCGCATTAGGCAAATTGCAAGAGCAAAATACAGATGGCCTGCGTAGCGATCTGCGTGAAAAGAATATCCCTTACACCAACGTGCGTAAGCTGGATAACTACGGTGTGGAAATCCGTTTCCGTGATGCACAAACCCGTGATGATGCCGTAAGCTATTTAACCAGCCGCCATCGCGATTTAGTGATCGCCAACGGCAGCGGCAATGCACTGCGTGCGGTGATGAGTGACGATCGCCTGCGCGAAGCCCGCGAATATGCGGTGCAGCAGAACATCAATATTCTGCGTAATCGCGTTAACCAGCTCGGTGTTGCTGAACCGCTGGTGCAGCGTCAGGGATCTGACCGTATCGTTGTTGAGCTACCGGGGATTCAGGACACTGCACGTGCAAAAGAGATTCTCGGCGCGACCGCGACGCTGGAGTTCCGTCTGGTTAACACGAGTGCGGATGCTACGGCTGCGGCAAATGGCCGTGTACCGGGTGACTCTGAAGTCAAGCAAATGCGTGAAGGACAGCCTGTTGTGCTGTATAAGCGTGTGATTCTGACGGGCGACCACATTACCGATTCCACCTCCAGCACTGATGAATATAACCAACCGCAGGTGAATATTTCACTCGATGGTGCGGGCGGGAATATGATGTCCAATTTTACCCGGGACAATATCGGAAAACCAATGGCAACGCTGTTTGTTGAATACAAAGACAGCGGTAAGAAAGATGCCACGGGCCGCGCTATTCTTGAGAAGCAGGAAGAGGTAATTAACGTTGCCAATATCCAGTCACGCTTAGGAAACAGTTTTCGAATTACCGGTATCAATAACCCGAACGAAGCGCGCCAGTTATCACTGCTGCTGCGTGCGGGGGCTTTGATCGCGCCGATTCAGATAGTGGAAGAGCGTACCATCGGTCCTACGATGGGACAGCAAAATATCACGCAAGGTCTTGAAGCCTGCCTGTGGGGGCTTATCGCCTCTATTGTATTTATGGTGGTGTACTATCGTAAGTTTGGCGTGATAGCGACTTCTGCACTGATTGCCAACCTGGTGCTGATTGTCGGCATTATGTCGCTGTTGCCAGGGGCTACGCTGACTATGCCGGGTATTGCCGGTATTGTTCTGACGCTGGCGGTGGCCGTTGACGCCAACGTATTGATTAACGAGCGTATCAAAGAAGAGCTGAAGAATGGACGTTCCATTCAGCAGGCGATTCATGAAGGCTACAAAGGTGCATTCTCCAGTATTGTGGATGCCAACATTACTACGCTGATCACGGCTATCATTCTTTACGCTGTGGGTACCGGTTCGATTAAAGGCTTTGCGATTACCACAGCGATTGGTGTGGTGACCTCAATGTTTACGGCGATCGTCGGTACGCGTGCCATCGTCAACCTGTTGTATGGCGGCAAACGCATCAACAAGCTGTCTATTTGA
- the yajC gene encoding preprotein translocase subunit YajC has product MSFFISDAVAAAGAPSQGSPYSLVIMLVVFGLIFYFMILRPQQKRAKDHKKLMDSIAKGDEVLTTGGLVGRVTKVAETGYVAIALNDTTEVVVKRDFVAAVLPKGTMKAL; this is encoded by the coding sequence ATGAGCTTTTTCATTTCTGACGCAGTGGCTGCAGCAGGCGCACCGTCGCAGGGAAGTCCTTATTCTCTGGTTATCATGCTGGTGGTGTTTGGTCTGATTTTTTATTTTATGATCCTGCGCCCACAGCAGAAACGTGCGAAAGATCACAAGAAGCTGATGGATTCCATTGCCAAAGGTGATGAAGTGCTGACAACTGGCGGTCTGGTAGGTCGTGTGACCAAAGTGGCTGAGACGGGTTATGTCGCTATTGCGCTAAACGATACGACGGAAGTTGTGGTCAAACGTGATTTCGTGGCTGCCGTTCTGCCGAAAGGTACGATGAAGGCGCTTTAA
- the tgt gene encoding tRNA guanosine(34) transglycosylase Tgt — MKFELDTTDGRARRGRLVFERGVVETPAFMPVGTYGTVKGMTPEEVQDTGAQIILGNTFHLWLRPGQEIMKLHGDLHDFMQWKGPILTDSGGFQVFSLGDIRKITEAGVHFRNPINGDPIFLDPEKSMEIQYDLGSDIVMIFDECTPYPADWDYAKRSMEMSLRWAQRSRDRFDSLGNKNALFGIIQGSVYEDLRDVSVKGLVEIGFDGYAVGGLAVGEPKEDMHRILEHVCPQIPEDKPRYLMGVGKPEDLVEGVRRGIDMFDCVMPTRNARNGHLFVTDGVVKIRNAKHKDDTSPLDAECDCYTCRNYSRAYLHHLDRCNEILGARLNTIHNLRYYQRLMAGLRQAIEEGKLERFVTEFYQRTGKAVPPLAV, encoded by the coding sequence GTGAAATTTGAACTTGATACGACGGATGGCCGTGCGCGTCGTGGCCGTCTGGTTTTTGAGCGTGGCGTGGTTGAAACGCCCGCATTTATGCCCGTTGGCACCTACGGTACGGTAAAGGGCATGACGCCGGAAGAAGTGCAGGATACCGGTGCGCAGATTATTCTTGGAAATACCTTTCACCTCTGGTTGCGTCCAGGCCAGGAGATCATGAAGTTGCACGGCGACCTGCATGATTTTATGCAGTGGAAGGGCCCCATCCTGACCGATTCCGGCGGCTTCCAGGTGTTCAGCCTCGGTGATATCCGTAAGATCACCGAGGCGGGTGTACACTTTCGCAATCCGATCAACGGCGATCCGATTTTCCTTGATCCGGAAAAATCGATGGAGATTCAGTACGATCTCGGTTCTGATATCGTGATGATCTTTGACGAATGTACTCCTTATCCTGCCGACTGGGATTATGCCAAACGTTCGATGGAGATGTCGCTACGCTGGGCGCAGCGTAGTCGCGATCGTTTTGATTCACTCGGCAATAAGAATGCATTGTTCGGGATTATCCAGGGCAGCGTTTACGAAGATTTACGTGATGTCTCCGTCAAAGGACTGGTAGAGATTGGCTTTGATGGGTACGCTGTGGGCGGTTTAGCGGTCGGCGAGCCAAAAGAGGATATGCACCGTATCCTTGAGCATGTTTGCCCGCAAATTCCGGAGGATAAACCTCGCTATTTGATGGGCGTCGGCAAGCCTGAAGATTTGGTTGAAGGTGTCCGTCGCGGTATCGATATGTTCGACTGCGTCATGCCCACCCGCAACGCGCGTAATGGTCACCTGTTCGTCACTGACGGCGTGGTGAAAATCCGCAATGCGAAGCATAAAGATGACACGTCTCCGCTGGATGCCGAGTGTGATTGCTACACCTGTCGCAATTACAGCCGCGCCTACTTGCATCATCTTGATCGTTGTAACGAAATACTGGGTGCGCGTCTGAATACCATTCATAACCTGCGCTATTACCAACGCCTGATGGCAGGTTTACGGCAGGCTATTGAAGAGGGTAAATTAGAGCGCTTCGTTACCGAGTTCTATCAACGGACGGGGAAGGCAGTTCCGCCTTTAGCCGTCTGA